The Burkholderiales bacterium JOSHI_001 genomic sequence GCCGCCCAGCATGGTGCCGGCAGCCAACGCGAAGATGGGGTTGTGGCCGTGCGCCGCCAGCCAGGGCGAACCCAACCAGGCGGCGGCGATGACACACAGGTTCAGCACCACCGGCGTGGCCGCAGGCACGGCGAAGCGCTTCCAGGTGTTCAACACCCCGGCCGACAGCGCCACCATGGAGATGAAGGCGATGTAGGGGAACATGAAGCGGGTCAGAAGCACCGCCAGGTCGAATTCCTTCAGTCCCGAGGCGATCATCCACACCAGCACCGGCGAGGCCAGCACGCCCAAGGCCGCCGTGGCCACCAGGGCCCAGGCCAGCACGGTGCCCACGGCGTCGATCAGGGTGCGGGTGACCTCGTCGCCCTCGGTGTTGCGGGTGGCGGCCAGGATGGGCACGAAGGCCTGCGAAAACGCACCTTCGGCAAACAGCCGGCGCAGGAAGTTCGGCAGCCGCCAGGCCACGTTGAAGGCATCGGTGGCGGCCGACGCGCCGAAGGCCGCGGCGATGAGTTGCTCGCGCACCAGCCCCGTGACACGTGACGCCAGTGTGAACAGCGACACGATGGAGGCGGTCTTGAGCAGGTTCATGGGCCGGGAGACCGCGGGGAAAAGGGGCCGGATTATAGGAAGCGGCCCGCCCTGCCCACCCCGACGCCCCCGGCCGGGGTGAAAAGCGCCGCCAGACTGCTATACTCGAAAGCTTCGCACCCAAGGCATCAAGCAACACCCATGGCAACCGCCTCCAAAGCCAAGAAGAAAACCGTCCGCCTGGCATCGGGCCGCAAGCGCGCCCGCCAGGACGTGAAACTCAACGCCGCGAACACCTCGCTGCGCTCGAAGTTCCGCACGGTCGTCAAGAACGTTCAGAAGGCCGTCGCCACGGGCGACAAGAGCAAGGCCACCGAGCTGTTCAAGACCGCCCAGAGCGTGATCGATTCGGTCGCCGACAAGGGCATCTTCCACAAGAACAAGGCCGCTCGCCACAAGAGCCGCCTGGCTGCCAAGGTCAAGGCCCTGGCAAGCGCCGCCGCCTGATACCGCTTGCCTG encodes the following:
- a CDS encoding ribosomal protein S20 (PFAM: Ribosomal protein S20~TIGRFAM: ribosomal protein S20) is translated as MATASKAKKKTVRLASGRKRARQDVKLNAANTSLRSKFRTVVKNVQKAVATGDKSKATELFKTAQSVIDSVADKGIFHKNKAARHKSRLAAKVKALASAAA